The stretch of DNA CAGGAATATATGTCAAGAACACAGGTGAGCTGCTCGATTGTTCATGTTTATCTGATCAGCAGCTGATGGTCCGTTTTCACTAGCATGTCATACGTTCCCCTTATTGCTCCTTCCACGAGTATCGACCGAGTGAAATTCTTGACTTCTATCGCCGATTCTTTCATCTACGTCGTCTCCAAGGTATGGCGTATATTCCGTATATCCCGTATGAGCCTGTAAAATTGTTATAGCTGACTGTTTGATAACCTATGTAGATGGGTGTTACAGGTTCTTCAGCCGGAGTAGCCATTTCAGCCTCCCTCCCCGAATTGGTAGCCAGGATCAGAGCATTCACACCCGTACCATTAGCGGTAGGATTCGGAGTAGACAATCGAACGCATTTCGAATTCGTTACTTCTGCTGGATCAGATGCCGTGGTAGTCGGTtcaaaaatcatcaaattgGTATTGGATAATCCCGATATTCAAAAAGCCAGTAAAGAAGTCGAATACTTCTGTAGGGAAATCACACTACATGGTCAAAATCCTCCACCTTTAGGTAGGAAGAACGGTATCGTCCAAAATGGCAATGCCAATGGGGAAGGAGAAACAAAGGTGGAACCTGTGTTACCTATACCTGAAGGAGAAGTTGCCAAACCTGAATTACAAGTTGACCAACCTGGGAAATTACCTTCTCGATTTGGTCTTTTCGGTGGTGCCTACGTACCGGAATCGTTGGTTGATTGTTTGAGTGAATTGGAAGCTGCTCATGCGGAAGCTATAAAAGATCCTAAATTCTGGAAAGAATTTGAAGATATGTTTGGATATATTAATAGACCATCGCAGTTGTATTACGCTGAGAGGTTGACCGAGGAGATGGGAGGTGCTAAAATTTGGTTAAAGTGCGTTACAAACATCAATTGAGCTTATGTTTCAATGACGGTGTGTAGGCTGATCATTCATTGTTGAATAGACGAGAAGATTTGAATCATACTGGATCGCACAAGATCAACAATGCTGTCGGTCAGGTATGTTAATTTCCATCATTACTGACATAACACAGTAGTTGATTCTCTTATCGTACAGATCCTTCTCGCGAAAAGATTGGGTAAAACTCGAATTATCGCTGAGACGGGTGCGGGTCAACATGGTGTGGCTACTGCTACTGTCTGCGCCAAATTCGGTTTGCAATGTGACATTTACATGGGAGCAGAGGATGTGAGGAGACAGGAGTTGAACGTGTTTAGAATCAAGATGTTGGGTGGTAATGTGAGTCAACTCCCTTTCTGAGCGGATTTGTCAATTGTATGTTTTCCTTGGTCGTTGCTGATATCCATGCGCGAATCTATAGGTTATCCCCGTCACGGCCGGATCACAAACACTGAAAGATGCCGTCAACGAAGCTATGAGAGAATGGGTCACTCGACTTGAAGATACCCATTACCTCATTGGTTCAGCTATCGGTCCTCATCCTTTCCCCACCATCGTGAGAGACTTCCAGAGAGTGATTGGCAGAGAGATCAAGTCGCAAATGCAAGAGCAAGCTGGTAAATTGCCTGATGCCGTGGTAGCTTGTGTTGGAGGTGGATCGAACGCTATTGGTACTTTCTACGATTTCATTGGGGATGAAAGCGTTAGATTGGTTGGTGTTGAAGCTGGTGGTCATGGTGAGTAAATCCACCTTCATAGAGCTTTTTATTTTCATTGGAACGACGTGAATAAGGTGACTGACCGTTTAACTTGCGACGATAGGTGTGGATACCGACTTACACTCTGCTACCCTCACCAAGGGAGTAATCGGTGTAGTCCACGGTGCTTCGTCGTATATTATTCAAAGTAAAGAAGGTCAATTGGTACCTACACATAGTATCAGTGCTGGTGAGTTATACACTTGCTTTTGCAAAATATGGGATGGATGACTGATGTTGAGCTGTTAGGTCTCGATTACAACTCTGTTGGACCCGAACATTCCCACTTGAAATATACCGGTCGAGCTGAATATATTGTCGCCGATGATACtcaagctttgaaagctttCAAGATGGTGACTCAACTCGAAGGGATCATCCCTGCCTTGGAATCTAGTCACGGTCTTTGGGGTGGTATGCAGCTGGCTAAAACGTTACCAAAAGACAAGGATGTTGTC from Kwoniella europaea PYCC6329 chromosome 2, complete sequence encodes:
- a CDS encoding tryptophan synthase, beta subunit; this translates as MSEHLKRVFAEKKEQDQPAFVTFLTAGFPTRDATVPLMMALEAGGADIIELGVPFSDPIADGPTIQRANTIAIENNVHYSDCLEYVRQARKLGLKVPVIFMGYYNPLIAYGEELAVKDAREAGANGYIIVDLPPEEAIKFRNICQEHSMSYVPLIAPSTSIDRVKFLTSIADSFIYVVSKMGVTGSSAGVAISASLPELVARIRAFTPVPLAVGFGVDNRTHFEFVTSAGSDAVVVGSKIIKLVLDNPDIQKASKEVEYFCREITLHGQNPPPLGRKNGIVQNGNANGEGETKVEPVLPIPEGEVAKPELQVDQPGKLPSRFGLFGGAYVPESLVDCLSELEAAHAEAIKDPKFWKEFEDMFGYINRPSQLYYAERLTEEMGGAKIWLKREDLNHTGSHKINNAVGQILLAKRLGKTRIIAETGAGQHGVATATVCAKFGLQCDIYMGAEDVRRQELNVFRIKMLGGNVIPVTAGSQTLKDAVNEAMREWVTRLEDTHYLIGSAIGPHPFPTIVRDFQRVIGREIKSQMQEQAGKLPDAVVACVGGGSNAIGTFYDFIGDESVRLVGVEAGGHGVDTDLHSATLTKGVIGVVHGASSYIIQSKEGQLVPTHSISAGLDYNSVGPEHSHLKYTGRAEYIVADDTQALKAFKMVTQLEGIIPALESSHGLWGGMQLAKTLPKDKDVVICLSGNGAKDVAEVLLTLKDKKWADKLDWHVAQ